A single Apostichopus japonicus isolate 1M-3 chromosome 11, ASM3797524v1, whole genome shotgun sequence DNA region contains:
- the LOC139975527 gene encoding uncharacterized protein isoform X6: MSSSPSHLAGISDLTCLISDSELTLKEKLGNGSFGVVMKGEWKAPSGRKIDVAVKCLRNETVKQAGFFEDFVNEVNSMHQLNHPNLIRLYGVTLSSPLKMITEIAPLGALSDRLQEKAEQFLVATLYNYAVQIATGMAYLESKRFIHRDLAARNILLASKEKIKIGDFGLMRALPIEDTTYVMTQHHKVPFAWCAPESLKRKQFSHASDVWMFGVTLWEIFSYGETPWPLNNGAQILKKIDIEGERLVKPDDCPAGVYRIMQQCWQANPADRPAFASLKEDLTTKTEVELMHPLEMRAIQTLKLEESDKLDLEEGDVVTVIEGSADQAWWKGQNRRTRKVGKFPRKIVTSLSGTLSTVDISIPIRNSFIHAGHGGIDGDTWGQPERIDDLLMMPMQPPDDIGEDQLPEDLKPALMLTDKTKKGNRSSFTYQNGSKSGATKTKPASSKPRLSSRESSCGSEGSGQSQVKGQPEATQFGMLIDFEVTSSPPKAALSDPAIGHFMNAKGAGNPVGQPVVDFYDEVEVPEDLYATVNKYNKSKLEDSSAHSDIGHSNPFSSGVTQTSNALDQGRSSGVVENINPFDQSKRNPSAAPLRGPFYSDVPTENSPSSLSNAQSGRPFYEDVPLENPTSTSQKPAVNTPSHWVHFYDDVPVETDTQNVTPSETEIPAIPKPISRKRTKKPSVVCPPNNQLISDDNILSHLYSDVSVEDPNSLDSFDPLKKVLSHPASSGSTVQRQSSSTTTTQQRSTVLKQDANFMSELQSKVSSQSTKVTSKQSNYQSGQWSDGHSTTSDERGSIIHSGYSAKRNVQENRDLAPLMKHQSRESLTSSNLSLSTAPSSQRQTREAPKKEQENFLKMSFPYKYQQKGGDAAIRRKEEKPQLPPRIPLGQDKSKMDLFVRTNSLTEGCPIAQLDQEEGRGEPAAFVRQHSETQTGETLESPSLIYPIIRDGQKLSNTHYFLLPPKPETITEPVPADPNRETFENFPPFSPKPTNPSATAHIRPIMQQGQQQSHTHYFLLPPYDKKSNDESTETWKTEPNSDKGQQFRDTKTNSNVKSSLDLSKLTPILPEDGSGSVFKHLPPTGQRHVFTSRTVASPLLVPSCPVAPPASGRNILDSDSDLLGSETEESAAEKVRRVEAQLFGVTADECRGVLIGNGWDLEKAVVELKTEQLFNLGQASREQCEALLKSLDWNVELASSVLLDQSKTAPVH; this comes from the exons ATGTCGTCGTCACCTAGTCATCTGGCTGGCATCTCAGACCTTACCTGTCTCATCAGTGACTCGGAGCTGACCTTGAAAGAGAAGCTGGGAAATGGATCTTTTGGAGTCGTCATGAAGGGAGAATGGAAGGCACCCAGTGGGAGAAAA ATTGATGTCGCAGTGAAGTGTCTCAGGAATGAGACTGTCAAACAAGCTGGATTCTTTGAAGATTTTGTGAATGAGGTCAACAGCATGCACCAATTGAACCATCCAAACCTTATTCGACTCTATGGTGTCACACTCTCCAGTCCTCTCAAAATG ATAACAGAAATTGCCCCTCTTGGCGCTCTCTCAGATAGGCTGCAAGAGAAAGCGGAACAGTTCCTGGTAGCGACTCTGTATAACTACGCAGTGCAGATCGCGACGGGAATGGCATATCTAGAATCCAAACGATTCATCCACAGAGACTTAGCTGCGAGGAACATCTTGCTGGCATCTAAAGAAAAG ATAAAGATTGGAGATTTTGGTCTAATGAGAGCCTTACCTATAGAAGACACTACCTATGTTATGACTCAACATCACAAAGTACCGTTTGCATG GTGTGCTCCCGAAAGCCTGAAGCGGAAACAGTTCTCGCATGCCAGCGATGTGTGGATGTTCGGAGTCACGCTATGGGAAATATTTTCATACGGAGAGACGCCATGGCCTTTGAATAACGGTGCACAG ATTTTGAAGAAGATTGACATAGAGGGAGAGAGACTAGTGAAGCCGGACGATTGCCCGGCCGGTGTTTATAGGATAATGCAACAGTGTTGGCAGGCCAACCCAGCAGACAGACCAGCCTTCGCATCACTCAAAGAGGACCTAACCACT AAAACAGAGGTTGAGCTT ATGCATCCTCTTGAAATGAGAGCCATACAGACCTTGAAGTTGGAGGAATCAGATAAACTGGACCTGGAAGAGGGAGATGTTGTAACGGTCATCGAAGGAAG TGCCGATCAAGCTTGGTGGAAGGGCCAAAACAGGAGAACTCGAAAAGTTGGTAAATTCCCACGGAAGATAGTGACCTCGTTGTCGGGTACGTTGAGTACGGTCGATATCAGCATACCGATCAGAAATAGTTTCATCCATGCTGGCCATGGTGGAATAGACGGCGACACCTGGGGGCAGCCAGAGAGAATCGACGA TTTATTGATGATGCCGATGCAGCCTCCAGACGATATCGGAGAAGACCAACTGCCAGAAGATCTAAAACCTGCCCTGATGCtcacagacaaaacaaaaa AGGGAAACCGTTCATCTTTCACATACCAGAACGGTTCCAAATCCGGGGCGACCAAGACCAAACCTGCAAGCAGCAAGCCGAGGCTCTCAAGCAGGGAAAGCTCCTGTGGATCAGAGGGGAGCGGCCAGTCGCAAGTCAAAGGTCAACCGGAAGCCACCCAGTTTGGCATGTTGATCGACTTTGAAGTTACATCATCTCCACCCAAGGCAGCCCTATCGGATCCAGCTATTGGTCACTTTATGAATGCGAAAGGTGCAGGTAATCCCGTCGGCCAACCGGTGGTGGACTTTTACGACGAGGTGGAAGTACCTGAGGACCTTTACGCGACAGTCAATAAGTACAACAAATCAAAACTTGAGGATTCCTCGGCTCATAGTGACATCGGCCATTCTAATCCATTCTCGTCTGGTGTCACTCAGACAAGCAATGCCTTAGACCAAGGAAGAAGTAGCGGTGTTGTTGAGAATATCAACCCATTTGACCAGTCCAAGAGAAACCCCTCTGCCGCACCTCTCAGAGGTCCATTCTACTCGGATGTTCCCACGGAAAACTCGCCCAGTTCACTTTCCAACGCGCAATCCGGGCGTCCATTTTACGAAGATGTTCCCTTGGAGAATCCTACCAGTACATCTCAAAAGCCAGCTGTAAATACGCCGTCGCACTGGGTACATTTCTACGATGACGTTCCTGTGGAAACCGACACTCAGAATGTGACACCCAGCGAGACTGAGATACCCGCTATACCCAAACCCATATCCAGGAAAAGGACGAAAAAGCCCTCGGTCGTCTGCCCGCCAAACAATCAGCTGATCAGCGacgataacattttatctcaccTTTATTCGGACGTGTCTGTCGAGGATCCAAATTCGTTGGATAGTTTCGATCCCTTGAAGAAGGTTTTGTCGCACCCGGCTTCCTCCGGATCCACGGTACAGCGTCAGTCGTCGTCGACGACGACGACGCAGCAGAGGAGCACGGTCCTCAAGCAGGATGCGAACTTCATGTCGGAACTTCAGTCAAAGGTCAGTAGCCAATCGACGAAGGTCACCAGCAAACAATCAAACTATCAGAGTGGACAGTGGTCAGACGGCCACTCTACCACCTCCGATGAAAGAGGATCAATAATTCATTCGGGTTACAGCGCCAAGAGAAACGTTCAGGAGAACAGGGACCTCGCCCCCTTAATGAAACATCAATCTCGAGAGAGTCTGACCTCGTCCAACCTCTCTCTGTCTACGGCTCCGTCGTCCCAGCGACAGACCCGGGAGGCTCCGAAGAAGGAGCAGGAAAACTTCCTGAAGATGTCCTTCCCGTATAAATATCAACAGAAAGGCGGCGACGCTGCCATCCGCCGAAAGGAAGAGAAACCGCAACTACCGCCGAGGATACCACTGGGTCAAGATAAGAGCAAGATGGACCTGTTCGTGAGGACCAACTCGTTGACGGAGGGGTGTCCGATCGCTCAACTGGACCAAGAAGAGGGTCGGGGTGAGCCCGCTGCCTTTGTGAGGCAACATTCAGAAACTCAAACGGGGGAGACCCTGGAGAGTCCCTCCCTCATCTATCCGATCATAAGAGACGGACAGAAACTCAGCAACACTCATTATTTTTTACTTCCTCCCAAGCCTGAAACGATCACGGAGCCCGTCCCGGCAGATCCGAACCGAGAGACCTTTGAAAACTTCCCGCCGTTCTCCCCGAAACCGACCAACCCGTCGGCTACGGCTCACATCCGACCCATCATGCAACAGGGCCAACAGCAGAGCCACACCCACTACTTCCTGTTGCCTCCTTACGACAAGAAGAGCAACGACGAGAGTACAGAAACGTGGAAGACGGAGCCCAACTCCGACAAAGGACAACAATTTAGAGACACAAAGACTAATTCAAACGTCAAGTCCTCTCTGGACCTGTCAAAGTTGACCCCCATACTCCCCGAGGACGGATCGGGGTCTGTATTCAAACATTTGCCTCCCACAGGGCAGAGGCATGTGTTTACCTCCAGGACAGTGGCGTCACCCCTACTGGTTCCCTCGTGTCCCGTCGCACCACCGGCGTCAGGCCGCAATATCCTGGACTCGGATTCCGATCTACTAGGCTCCGAAACGGAAGAGTCCGCAGCGGAGAAAGTGAGACGAGTGGAAGCTCAGCTGTTTGGGGTAACGGCAGATGAATGTCGTGGGGTGCTGATAGGCAACGGATGGGATCTCGAGAAAGCCGTAGTCGAGCTGAAGACGGAGCAATTATTCAATCTAGGTCAGGCGTCACGAGAACAGTGCGAGGCTCTCCTCAAGTCATTGGACTGGAACGTGGAACTGGCCTCGTCGGTCCTGTTAGACCAGAGTAAAACTGCTCCGGTTCATTGA
- the LOC139975527 gene encoding uncharacterized protein isoform X3, which produces MFVDWNSFFWNLKFNYFRRPGVIENSSKTKTFTATNQHATAQSMSSSPSHLAGISDLTCLISDSELTLKEKLGNGSFGVVMKGEWKAPSGRKIDVAVKCLRNETVKQAGFFEDFVNEVNSMHQLNHPNLIRLYGVTLSSPLKMITEIAPLGALSDRLQEKAEQFLVATLYNYAVQIATGMAYLESKRFIHRDLAARNILLASKEKIKIGDFGLMRALPIEDTTYVMTQHHKVPFAWCAPESLKRKQFSHASDVWMFGVTLWEIFSYGETPWPLNNGAQILKKIDIEGERLVKPDDCPAGVYRIMQQCWQANPADRPAFASLKEDLTTKTEVELMHPLEMRAIQTLKLEESDKLDLEEGDVVTVIEGSADQAWWKGQNRRTRKVGKFPRKIVTSLSGTLSTVDISIPIRNSFIHAGHGGIDGDTWGQPERIDDLLMMPMQPPDDIGEDQLPEDLKPALMLTDKTKKGNRSSFTYQNGSKSGATKTKPASSKPRLSSRESSCGSEGSGQSQVKGQPEATQFGMLIDFEVTSSPPKAALSDPAIGHFMNAKGAGNPVGQPVVDFYDEVEVPEDLYATVNKYNKSKLEDSSAHSDIGHSNPFSSGVTQTSNALDQGRSSGVVENINPFDQSKRNPSAAPLRGPFYSDVPTENSPSSLSNAQSGRPFYEDVPLENPTSTSQKPAVNTPSHWVHFYDDVPVETDTQNVTPSETEIPAIPKPISRKRTKKPSVVCPPNNQLISDDNILSHLYSDVSVEDPNSLDSFDPLKKVLSHPASSGSTVQRQSSSTTTTQQRSTVLKQDANFMSELQSKVSSQSTKVTSKQSNYQSGQWSDGHSTTSDERGSIIHSGYSAKRNVQENRDLAPLMKHQSRESLTSSNLSLSTAPSSQRQTREAPKKEQENFLKMSFPYKYQQKGGDAAIRRKEEKPQLPPRIPLGQDKSKMDLFVRTNSLTEGCPIAQLDQEEGRGEPAAFVRQHSETQTGETLESPSLIYPIIRDGQKLSNTHYFLLPPKPETITEPVPADPNRETFENFPPFSPKPTNPSATAHIRPIMQQGQQQSHTHYFLLPPYDKKSNDESTETWKTEPNSDKGQQFRDTKTNSNVKSSLDLSKLTPILPEDGSGSVFKHLPPTGQRHVFTSRTVASPLLVPSCPVAPPASGRNILDSDSDLLGSETEESAAEKVRRVEAQLFGVTADECRGVLIGNGWDLEKAVVELKTEQLFNLGQASREQCEALLKSLDWNVELASSVLLDQSKTAPVH; this is translated from the exons TACTTCAGACGACCAGGCGTGATTGAAAACTCCTCCAAGACCAAGACATTTACGGCTACGAACCAGCACGCCACCGCCCAGTCGATGTCGTCGTCACCTAGTCATCTGGCTGGCATCTCAGACCTTACCTGTCTCATCAGTGACTCGGAGCTGACCTTGAAAGAGAAGCTGGGAAATGGATCTTTTGGAGTCGTCATGAAGGGAGAATGGAAGGCACCCAGTGGGAGAAAA ATTGATGTCGCAGTGAAGTGTCTCAGGAATGAGACTGTCAAACAAGCTGGATTCTTTGAAGATTTTGTGAATGAGGTCAACAGCATGCACCAATTGAACCATCCAAACCTTATTCGACTCTATGGTGTCACACTCTCCAGTCCTCTCAAAATG ATAACAGAAATTGCCCCTCTTGGCGCTCTCTCAGATAGGCTGCAAGAGAAAGCGGAACAGTTCCTGGTAGCGACTCTGTATAACTACGCAGTGCAGATCGCGACGGGAATGGCATATCTAGAATCCAAACGATTCATCCACAGAGACTTAGCTGCGAGGAACATCTTGCTGGCATCTAAAGAAAAG ATAAAGATTGGAGATTTTGGTCTAATGAGAGCCTTACCTATAGAAGACACTACCTATGTTATGACTCAACATCACAAAGTACCGTTTGCATG GTGTGCTCCCGAAAGCCTGAAGCGGAAACAGTTCTCGCATGCCAGCGATGTGTGGATGTTCGGAGTCACGCTATGGGAAATATTTTCATACGGAGAGACGCCATGGCCTTTGAATAACGGTGCACAG ATTTTGAAGAAGATTGACATAGAGGGAGAGAGACTAGTGAAGCCGGACGATTGCCCGGCCGGTGTTTATAGGATAATGCAACAGTGTTGGCAGGCCAACCCAGCAGACAGACCAGCCTTCGCATCACTCAAAGAGGACCTAACCACT AAAACAGAGGTTGAGCTT ATGCATCCTCTTGAAATGAGAGCCATACAGACCTTGAAGTTGGAGGAATCAGATAAACTGGACCTGGAAGAGGGAGATGTTGTAACGGTCATCGAAGGAAG TGCCGATCAAGCTTGGTGGAAGGGCCAAAACAGGAGAACTCGAAAAGTTGGTAAATTCCCACGGAAGATAGTGACCTCGTTGTCGGGTACGTTGAGTACGGTCGATATCAGCATACCGATCAGAAATAGTTTCATCCATGCTGGCCATGGTGGAATAGACGGCGACACCTGGGGGCAGCCAGAGAGAATCGACGA TTTATTGATGATGCCGATGCAGCCTCCAGACGATATCGGAGAAGACCAACTGCCAGAAGATCTAAAACCTGCCCTGATGCtcacagacaaaacaaaaa AGGGAAACCGTTCATCTTTCACATACCAGAACGGTTCCAAATCCGGGGCGACCAAGACCAAACCTGCAAGCAGCAAGCCGAGGCTCTCAAGCAGGGAAAGCTCCTGTGGATCAGAGGGGAGCGGCCAGTCGCAAGTCAAAGGTCAACCGGAAGCCACCCAGTTTGGCATGTTGATCGACTTTGAAGTTACATCATCTCCACCCAAGGCAGCCCTATCGGATCCAGCTATTGGTCACTTTATGAATGCGAAAGGTGCAGGTAATCCCGTCGGCCAACCGGTGGTGGACTTTTACGACGAGGTGGAAGTACCTGAGGACCTTTACGCGACAGTCAATAAGTACAACAAATCAAAACTTGAGGATTCCTCGGCTCATAGTGACATCGGCCATTCTAATCCATTCTCGTCTGGTGTCACTCAGACAAGCAATGCCTTAGACCAAGGAAGAAGTAGCGGTGTTGTTGAGAATATCAACCCATTTGACCAGTCCAAGAGAAACCCCTCTGCCGCACCTCTCAGAGGTCCATTCTACTCGGATGTTCCCACGGAAAACTCGCCCAGTTCACTTTCCAACGCGCAATCCGGGCGTCCATTTTACGAAGATGTTCCCTTGGAGAATCCTACCAGTACATCTCAAAAGCCAGCTGTAAATACGCCGTCGCACTGGGTACATTTCTACGATGACGTTCCTGTGGAAACCGACACTCAGAATGTGACACCCAGCGAGACTGAGATACCCGCTATACCCAAACCCATATCCAGGAAAAGGACGAAAAAGCCCTCGGTCGTCTGCCCGCCAAACAATCAGCTGATCAGCGacgataacattttatctcaccTTTATTCGGACGTGTCTGTCGAGGATCCAAATTCGTTGGATAGTTTCGATCCCTTGAAGAAGGTTTTGTCGCACCCGGCTTCCTCCGGATCCACGGTACAGCGTCAGTCGTCGTCGACGACGACGACGCAGCAGAGGAGCACGGTCCTCAAGCAGGATGCGAACTTCATGTCGGAACTTCAGTCAAAGGTCAGTAGCCAATCGACGAAGGTCACCAGCAAACAATCAAACTATCAGAGTGGACAGTGGTCAGACGGCCACTCTACCACCTCCGATGAAAGAGGATCAATAATTCATTCGGGTTACAGCGCCAAGAGAAACGTTCAGGAGAACAGGGACCTCGCCCCCTTAATGAAACATCAATCTCGAGAGAGTCTGACCTCGTCCAACCTCTCTCTGTCTACGGCTCCGTCGTCCCAGCGACAGACCCGGGAGGCTCCGAAGAAGGAGCAGGAAAACTTCCTGAAGATGTCCTTCCCGTATAAATATCAACAGAAAGGCGGCGACGCTGCCATCCGCCGAAAGGAAGAGAAACCGCAACTACCGCCGAGGATACCACTGGGTCAAGATAAGAGCAAGATGGACCTGTTCGTGAGGACCAACTCGTTGACGGAGGGGTGTCCGATCGCTCAACTGGACCAAGAAGAGGGTCGGGGTGAGCCCGCTGCCTTTGTGAGGCAACATTCAGAAACTCAAACGGGGGAGACCCTGGAGAGTCCCTCCCTCATCTATCCGATCATAAGAGACGGACAGAAACTCAGCAACACTCATTATTTTTTACTTCCTCCCAAGCCTGAAACGATCACGGAGCCCGTCCCGGCAGATCCGAACCGAGAGACCTTTGAAAACTTCCCGCCGTTCTCCCCGAAACCGACCAACCCGTCGGCTACGGCTCACATCCGACCCATCATGCAACAGGGCCAACAGCAGAGCCACACCCACTACTTCCTGTTGCCTCCTTACGACAAGAAGAGCAACGACGAGAGTACAGAAACGTGGAAGACGGAGCCCAACTCCGACAAAGGACAACAATTTAGAGACACAAAGACTAATTCAAACGTCAAGTCCTCTCTGGACCTGTCAAAGTTGACCCCCATACTCCCCGAGGACGGATCGGGGTCTGTATTCAAACATTTGCCTCCCACAGGGCAGAGGCATGTGTTTACCTCCAGGACAGTGGCGTCACCCCTACTGGTTCCCTCGTGTCCCGTCGCACCACCGGCGTCAGGCCGCAATATCCTGGACTCGGATTCCGATCTACTAGGCTCCGAAACGGAAGAGTCCGCAGCGGAGAAAGTGAGACGAGTGGAAGCTCAGCTGTTTGGGGTAACGGCAGATGAATGTCGTGGGGTGCTGATAGGCAACGGATGGGATCTCGAGAAAGCCGTAGTCGAGCTGAAGACGGAGCAATTATTCAATCTAGGTCAGGCGTCACGAGAACAGTGCGAGGCTCTCCTCAAGTCATTGGACTGGAACGTGGAACTGGCCTCGTCGGTCCTGTTAGACCAGAGTAAAACTGCTCCGGTTCATTGA